The following is a genomic window from Melopsittacus undulatus isolate bMelUnd1 chromosome 8, bMelUnd1.mat.Z, whole genome shotgun sequence.
CTGAATGAGTGATATGtaaaccattttaaaatagtGTCTGATGCAGAAGGTATCACCTAGGAGCATTCCTTCTGACACATAGGCAGtaatacactggaaaaaaagaaaggtggcAAACTAAAGCTGTCAGAAGTGAATATGTAACTGCAGCTAATGTATTATCAGGATCAAAATTGGACTGTACAGCTATATGGATAACCGAAGTGTGGAAATGTCATGGAAATATTCTAGATGTTCAATGATAATGAATAGCCTTGATATAATGGGCAACAACCATATGTTAGAAATAAACCTTATTTCAGAGGATactttgtaataaaataaatctctcCTTCTAAATTATCTTTATAGATCATTTCCCTGGAAGTGTGTGATTTTATAGTGCTTACAAGGCTTCCTACAGTGAGCTTCAGGGTAGCGAAAGCTGTCAAGTAATTTGTATTGAGAGGAAGGACTTCTGATTTGATTTCTGTGGTGCTGAAGTGGAATATGTAGTTCTGACAGGAAAAGAACGTGGCAGAGATGgattgtttttttgtgttttgttttgtatggtttggggttggggtttttttctgtggtttttttttgtttgtttgtttttgtttgtttgtttttttctaattagcTTTAGTCTTTAAGACTGATTTGGCAGTGTGAGTACCTATGTGGTGTTGGATCATCATGTAATTCGTGTTAATGGAGTCCTTACATATTATTAATTGGACGTTAGTTTAAGATCACTGGTTATGAAAGCctaaatgaatgcaaaatagATGAAGGTTGTAACAAATGGgaataatgtaattttaatacaCTTTAATGATCACCTCGACATGGGGCTGATAGCTTTTAAGTGTACTTGAAAAGTTGATAAAGATTCTAAAAAATGTTGCTAAAGATTCTAAAGTTTTTGCTTTGTGTGCAGCTTATAAATGATCTGGGATCCATCACCCCAAGCaaagagctgtttttctttaggATTGTAATGTATAGTGGAATGGCTACCCTGACGCTTTGGAAAATGCAATACTTGGGTTTCATAAGTATTTACAGCATCCAAAACATCATAAACACATTGTATGCGAGAGGTGCCTCCACTTGGAAAGTTGTAGACAACATAGAGTGTGTTGCATGTCATGAAAGCTGCTTCAGCATCTTTGCTATTGCATGATGTGTCCCAGGTGTGCTCTACTGCCATGGTTATGTGGTTGATTTTAGTGATTACAATGTTTCCTTCAGTCTCTGGTTCTGCATGTATTGCCCAGAGCCCTTGCTCATCAATGGCAAGATCTATTTTTGTAGGTGGAGTAAGCTGATAAGCAGGAATTCTTCCAGCCCCTGGCAATAGCATTTGGTCAgttatgtttcttttctggatattgaatttaattatttcatttaagGAGCCGTATCTGTGATAGAACAGGAAACCCTGATATATGACATGGCCAGTTCCTTGCCAGGGAAATGGCAGAGTGACTTTGCGAGCTTTTAGCATATGATTGCTTTCCATGAATGTCATGATATTTGCAAATTCAAAAAGAACATTATTTACAGAACCATTTAATAAATAGATCTTTGCATGCTTTTTGCCAGGATCTTTCATCCAAGAGCCATGCTTATCTCCAGTCTTCTTAAATATCTTTAGGGACTTAATACCTGCAAGCATGTGGTCACAACCTGCAAAGAAACACccaaatatgagaaaaaattaattaaaatataatttctttgaaTTACTTAGTTTCCTTTTAATCCTATTATAAGAGGTATGTTAATATAACAGTAAAGGTGTCAGCAGCATGGCTATGATAAGTAGTGTTGAAACTAATTTTACATAATATATTCAGCATCTCCTCCTAAGGAAACTTCATAACTTCGTTACAATAGTCTGCTCTTTTCTACTCTATGAGACCAGTGTTATCCAAAACAGAGTCTATTGGTGTACCTGAAAAGTGAGCAAGAGCATAGTCAGTGATTCTATGGTTGTGCCTGTCAGAACTTACAGGGCTTTAATTTTTACTTCCGAGAAGTTACTTCTGCTTTAAATCAACACAGTAAAATAATCAAACTTACTGAAGGCATACTAattaaaatccattttcctGGTATGCCATGTGTATAGCTTTTTTGTTTCAGGAATTCTCTTATTGTCTGTTagcctcttttattttttttaataatgtcaAATAAAAATAGATCATTATTATAAGAGAAAGTCAAAACATTCAGTAATCTTACCATTTCCCTTCCCAACACCTGCAAAACAAAGGAACTAGGACAAATAAATGTATCACAATTGATTGTGAATGCTTATACATTAAGGTGGGCTTTAAATGAAGTGTGCTAGCAATTCTTATGCTACAAGCATGGCCTGGAGATTTACTTAATTGTTTAGCTCGCTATAGACACAAAATTGGCAGCATCAGAGAGCAAGCCATAGTTTTGGCTTCATTACATTTTGTATGCACTTTCAACAGATGCTTGAGACCAAAAAACACCACATTTGTCAAAAACTTGGGCATCCAGATGCCAAGATCTTTATCCAGTATCAtccttttcaggaaaaattCTACTGCAAAGCATATTAGCAAACTCGTTTACCAAAGGCACTCATAAATTACAAGAGACACTATTTGAAGTTTAAAGAATTGCCTTTAGTGAAGTGCATCTATTTTAGTAAACAGAACATAGCCCTAAGGCAGAAAACTCTGGCAGTAGATGaaataaggaaagcaaaaccagcctCGTTGTTTGGCCTGATATGAACCTATTGAAGTCAGTGGCAGGATTCCAGTTGTCTGTAGAGAGCAACCTTTATGTAATTTGTGTGTACTGATACCCTCTAACCAAAGCATTTAGATATGCTGCTACAGCATGGACCATGAGAGTTCTCACTCTAGATGCACCTTCCTTGAGCAAGCTTTCCCAAAGCTAATATTTATTGATTAGATAGATTCTAAAAACTTAAAAAACCTGTTGCATCCAAATACCTAGCCAGCCTTAGCACTATCTTCCTCTGCAGGAGAGATAATTTGATTGACAACTGAAATCTATGAATAATATCTCTCTTTTTTGAGAGAATTTTCACTCTCTGGCTTTCAAAACAGATTGGAGGAAGACTGAGAAACAGAGGCACTTACAGTGGGAAAAAagtttactgttttttttccacattctcCACAATAATATCTTTAAAGCTCACTATTTCTTATCATACCCCCAAATGCACAGATCATTTCCCATTTCCCACCAAAGCAGGATGAGGTATCAACTACTGCATGTAAAAACAGTGATTCTACGTGATTGTTAAAGTCTTTGTGAATTTGAACCTAAAACAAAGTTGGActtaaaccacattttttttttttgctagagttctggaacagctctgcaaaatAATTGTAACTTCTGGCTAATATATGATAACATAGAAGCAGAGCTGCTATTTGCTAGGTCTTGCTACTTTTTTCTAAGTGCTGTAAAATCTGCACAGGGACTAATTTTACCATTGGCATCAGTGGGACAAGCCTTTGACTGGTACTGATGAAAATAAAGTTGCTATGAAATATtgcaataaaattaataatttccaataagggaaatggaaagtattttttttccctctaaaacttataaagataattttttctGTGTCCTTACCACAGTCAGTTTAAGAATCCTACATTTTTGCTGCCTCAAAAAAATGCCTAATGTTCAAAAAATCTAtgtatggaaaaagaaatcttgatATTCAGAGCGTTCAGCTGTGGGGTAATATTAGACCTTAGAATCAGAATAGGTGATTGCTTCTGTTACCATCTGCCTTATTAATCTTTTATTATATTATAAACTTATTTGTAAGATTAAATCTAACTGTGTTGAAGGTAGTAGAATTGTAAAATTAATGATGCTAAAGATCTTTCAcccagctttttaaaaaagcaggttatatttcttactgtttatttttagtttcttcctagttttgaatgaaaaagaaacagactaCTTCAAATATGTCTACAATATATTATTTACATCTATAACCAACTTTCCTAAGGCAAAGATActtataaaactttatttttttaaggtataggttgtttatatatttttcatacTAAGTACCTTACCACTTAATTTTCAGACAGGAACTGAGCTTTGCTTGCAGCTAAGCCAGTGTGTTCTTGTGACAAAATACAtggaagggagagggagagaaagaataaCAGAGGACAGTAAAACAGACACAGATTGTAGAAATTAACTAAGTCCTTTTATTAAGTTGTTAGCTCTCCTTTGAGTTGAGCTTTTGACCCCTGCTCACACCAATAAACAAAGACCACCATTAATTTCTTGGCAGAGCGGCAATACTCGGAAATGCACTGGCATTTTTTCTGTGGCTTTGCAAGGGTGTACCTACAGAGGCTTTTTACATAACTTTCTAATAAAAAGCAGCTTCCAACGAACCATTTTGATAGGCAGCAAAGTATCTGCAAAATAAGTGTTTGAACtgtgctttcttccttccctctcccatgctatttttttagtgtttttttttttttttttttttttttgtctaatatTTACACAGGCAAATTATCCCTGTATCAGCATGCATGTACTGGCTCATTCACATCAAATTTCTGAAAAGTAGTCTGTTCTTACTTGCATTAAGCATGAGcttaagtttcttttttgtttctgcttcttcaaATAGCTGCTGTTTCACCAGGTCTTCATGTACTTCTATACATGTATTAGAAACTGTGACAGATCCAAAGTAGTCAATGTCCCTCTGTGCTCGTTCAATTCTTGTTAGTAAATTCTCTACTTCACTTTTAACCTCAGCCTTATAACTGTTTAGTTGTGCCAGGCGTGACAGTACCATCTTTGAAAAGTCTCGGAATTCTTCCACATAATCCAGTATGTCTTGGTTGCATTTTTCCAGCCTCTTCTTGAGTTagaacacaggaagaaaatacatggaTAAACATGTATATTCTGATATATGATTACAACCTCATTCATGATTGCTTTAAAGACTGCATCgttctttcctttccagtcccccttcccccccccccccccccccccccccatctatTTCAAACTGATGGTCTGTTGCTGTTTATCTACATGAAATGGACACATTAGACTAACATTAGCATTCACAACTCTggacaaaaaaaacacatttgttttcttgatgTGGTTACTGACCACCAGATACTTCATTTTGTTGCCCTAAGTGGGAAAAGTGCTCTGGTGGAAGCAGCCAGAGACACTTAAGTGCACATGATCTCTGACTTCTTGCTTTCCAGAAACTTTTCAGAGCTCCTGTATGACTGTTGGTGAAGCGGTCACAAAAGTTTTTCTGATTGAAATCTAAAACGTGAACATTTCACATAAATACACCTCTTCTGACCAAGAGAGTATCTAGTGTGGCTggttttcattcatttaaaatagaaaattaaaatcctgTATTTGAGAAGggtgctggtttttttttgtcatttttttgctctatttaaaaacaaaacacacccaaCAACAGATCTTTCTTTATACCTAGATTCAACTTATCAATGTTTTTAAAGGTGAGGAAAATGGTTTCTCAGTTCtaaagcatctgcttttatGAAGATCATAGGTGGCCTGAAAACAGAAGCCCAACTGCCACTTTGAGAAGGTGAGGAAATTGAACTGATATATAAACccaaacacagaatcacagtagACCTAACTTGGTTGCTCTGATTTGGTCTTTTAAGCACAGGTTTCATGTGTTTTATATAAGGTGGTGGTGTTTGAATAGGGGATGTCTGAGTTTTGCTAAATGAGTTTGCAGTATGCAGGTGTTCCAAGTATACTTGGCAgtggttgtttgttttgaaaagtgCTCATTGTGTCGTgtcctccttcccccctccccccccccccccccccccccccccccccccccccccccccccccccccccccgcctaCTTATATGTGACCATAAGTTTCCAGGATGTTGCACTTTCTacaattttaagtattttcaggTGTTCTCTTCAAGATCTGCCTCACCCTTTTTCTTGTACTTTGTTTCTTGTCGCTTGCACCAAATGCCACAAGTAGAATTGCATCATTTTTAATGGGTgctaaataaatgcaaatgacCATGTGAAGTTATTCCTACAGTGGCTAAGAAAATTTAAATCTTAGTCTATACAACGAGAACAGAATACCAGGCTAAtccttctgatttttctgtgttgtgatAAGAGCAGCGAGAGCTTTGTACAAAAAGGGAATGCAAGATCAGGCAAGTTAAAGCTTCTCTAAGAGTCTGCAATACAAGTCAGGAGCCAAGGACATGTTAGTGACTTAAAATTTACTATGTATGAATACAGCATGCTATTGAATACAGCATGCTATATTGAAAAGGGATTTTGAAGTTCTGGTagttttctgctgcagaaaaagaaggTGGTACTGGTGCTTTTGTGTAATTAACTGAAAGCAAATGTCTATTTCAGCCTCACAGCTCTAAGGGGATTATTTCAGCTCCTAGTTAGAATGCAAATATGCTGCTAGtttacaaaaatatgttttaaactTTCTTCCAGGTATGCTCATCtgtacaaaggaaaaatacctgATATCTATTAGTGTCCTTATTGTCTGTAGTAATTCTACTGGTAACAATACAGTTACACTACTCCCTATGATGGATTGTGACAGTGctataaatatttgtatatctAGCTAAATTTACTGATGTAAAATAATACAAGTGATAACAGAATAAGAATATAACATTATGAAGTCATATCCTGTAGTAAATAATAATGTGGTAATTAGGAATCATTATAGTTAAAGATTTAGCTACAATTTTACTTATTTGAAAAAGCTGGAAATTTATCTCCCTTATATTGTTTATCATGCAGACTGTTGTGTGTTCATATACATAGAAGAAACTTCTTACATTTTCAAACCTCCTTGCAGAATTATACAACTAGCACATACCTCTAAAGACAGGAAACGCCGGTCAATGTAATTCATCAATGCTGCATCTTGCATCATATATTGTGCTGCTCCCATGGTGCTTGTTAGGAAAGAAACTAATAAAAATCGAAGTTGCAAGACTACCATTGTTTCATAAAATCCTGAAGCAAAACAGTAGTGAATTaagtgtgtctctgtgtgtggaTGGCAATCCCAAACACTACTGACAGTCCAGGATTATATGCAATTTAAGAGTTGTCTGATGCCGTGATGTGAAAAAGTAATACTAAAAATTactaaaaagttaaaaataccGTGGCTGCAAGTATTAAAAAGACTTAAAATGGCAGTTTCagtttgccattaaaaaaataaatcgtGGAAGAGGAGCTGAATGTGTTTATTTCTAGAAGCCATATGACTGTTTTCCAGTCTGTGATCCTCTGATCAATCCCAGATGTTCAGTACTGAGTCACATAAAGCCTGTAGGCCAAattttatacaaataaaaataatttgttttcctttctttttcctcccatctGCCTTCCCATGTGACCAACACTGTGTGCAGTATGTAGCTGGTCTAAGTCAGCATAGATTCAGTCAGTGGAGCACTGGTCATTCCTTAACAGGGAGATCTGCATAATGTCTGTAGCTATTTCAACAACCACAGCTGTTACTGTAAAACAATCTAAAtcaatttttttcactttcagtatTCAGCCTATCTGGAGTGAGACACTAggactgaaaaaatatttttaattttttgcttgTCCTTCAGTACTTTTCCAGatacaataaaaatacttaacaCAGTTTTGTGTCAATTTAATGTAGTCCTTGATAGGTCTCTTATTTTGCGACAATAATTCCACTCAGGatgatttaaaaattatctgTAATTAACTTTTGTGGGCCTATTGCATTtgaggaaatatttatttaatctttttcatcATTTCCATGAGTGAAAGCCTTCTCTGGAAATATGCATGGCTATGCTAACACTGTATTTGCTAGGAAACTGTGTGTTAGGATGTTAGAAGGCTCTTTGTATCTGAATCTAAACAGGATATCTCTGTTTGTCTTTCTCAGAATTCTCCACCTCTTCACTGTTTTTAagttccatttttttctctacatttcttttcccctcatagttacacagctttttttttcttttctttctgactaCCTTGTATGTGAGCATGCGTTTTGTGCTAGAATTCAGGAAAATGTGACACAGCAGGCagatttttactgctgtttgcttgcttgttgcAAGGTATGCATGCTTTACAGGCAAATTTTACAGAAATGCATAGataagtatttttattgtaataTTGCTTCATCTTAAAAGGCATAAATAATTTGCCAGTTTCTATTTAAAGGTGAAATCAGTGATGCACAAAGAGTTCTATACCAAGCGATGCACTTGGTTCTAAACTCCAGTGTTATTTCACTTTATTCCAGAACTTATGTTTGAGAGGACAAAAAGTTGGATCCTTAAAGCGTTATGCACTGAGAACAGACATCCTAGGAAGTGTGGTCTTTCTTGATTATTCCTATGGTACATCTTGAGAAAGTGTGCTGTCTCCCACAGAACGATCAGCTTCAACACTAGGGTAGAATACAGGAAACCAGTTCCTTTTCTAAGTCCCTAGGTGAACCTGGAATCCTTTTGAGTTGTTCTCCGAGTTTGGTATGTCTATCACAATAATCTAAGGTAATGACCAGGAGATGAAAACTGCGGAATTCAATAGGCTGATTTCTTCATTTAGGGGAGGGAGGATTCATATatctttgtaaaataaaatctatcaCAGTTTGCCTGCAGTTTGGAACAAGCCTGACTTAACTTGTGATTGCAAGTCCTACCTTAAGGTAATGTGAAGCAGCAACTCAACTTTATGacttttaatattctttttcactgcagtttgtAATCTAGGTTGCCATCTAATATAAGGCAGTAGTCTCTTGGAGTATGGTGAAGCATCAGTCCAGGCAGAACTCCTTACTGAAAGTTTTTCCTTAGAAGagatattacattttttttttttataattgcaGACAATTCCTCAGACTTCACTAGATGAACAATGTCATTTATCAGTTTCACAGCAGGTTTATTTCTATTTGAATCCAGATCACCTAACCAAATAAAATGGCCTAAGCAAAATAAGACAAACTTTCaagaaaacatactttaaaGTCaagatttaaatatataatttatttctttcatcttaaaaaaaGGGACAAATTATCTACAAAGCAAAGTATCTTGAACTTCTAAGCATACTTTATAAGGTTAAGCATGTTGCATAAGAAACTGGATTTTGTAATATTGCTCCATCATTGCTTAGAATTGCCAGCAGTTGAAAGACCAGAATCTTTGAAGGATTTCTGTTAATGAGACATTCCCATGCTTACTAAACCATAATCTCTAGGTAAATGGCAATGATGGTCCATGTCAGATGCTGTATTCTGGGAGGGCATGTTATAGCATCTGGTTAAGAATGGAgctttgttggttttgcttttgttgatgggttttttttttaatttgttctatAATTTCCAGTTCTGTTCTGCCTAGGTATAttcatatacattttttttccagctacatATTAGCtatgtatttaatatatatacatttatgaTAATAATTTAAAGCAGGATTGCTTGGCATGCCTGGGAAGAAATTAATCTCAGTGCACAAGATGTTACACACCAACAGAGCAGAAAGATTATTCTTATCTCAAGGAACACTTTTTCTCTTATGAAATACTCCTGGAGTAGGTTTCTTATTACTATGTCAACTTGACAGGCAAACTTCTAAAAGGAAACAAGTATGTCAGTATAAGTGTATATGCCTTTTCACTGTTTTTGTCCACTCTCTGGGTAAGATGGTATTCTTTTCCTGCCATTGGTGCTTCTTTGCTGCACTTATTTGACATTTTCGCCATTTGGTGTCTCTGTTTTGACAGCTATTTGAagtttccaaatgaaaaataggtgttTTCAGTTCCTCATCTATGTCATGATTTTGATTTCAGATGctggatggggaaaaaatgtcatttctttAAGATATTATTTCATTCTTACACTACTACACACTATATTTTGCTggtgtttctgttttaaaagtaagTTTCTTTCTAGCATTTCAGTTGGTAAAACTAGAGCAGGACCACAATAAGTCAGGCTTTCTGCAGCAATATGCAGCCCTCTGGTACTTGCAAGTCCTGTTACAGTCAAGCGGGATGTAGCGAACTCTTGAGTTTACTTCTACGCAGAATCTCATTTCTGCATCACACTCATGATGGAGAAATCTTGTCTATCATgagtgtcctggtttaagcccaggctgtaaatcagaaccacgcagTCTACTCCACCCCCCTGCCTTTCTTTCCCcaactcctggagggatgggaaggacaacagaaagaatgtaactcccacaggttgagataagaacagtccagtaactaaggtataacacaaaccagtaCTGCTACaaccaatagtaataatgataagggaaataacaagggaagaggatacaataccacccactgaTACCCAGCtcgactgagcagtgatctagaccttccaggtaactctcagtttacatcctggcCATGAAGTGCTGTGCTACaaaatacccctttggttagtttgggtcaggtgtcctgtctctgcttcttccctgcttcccctcctccctggcagagcatgagactgggaaagtccttggtcagacaaaacatttgagcagtaactgttatcggtgttatcagctctgttcccaggctgaaagtcaaaaatacagcactgcaccagctgctaaggagaaaaatgacttctactgctgaacccaggatgaGATAGAACCTCAGCCATGGAGACCTTGAGATTACTGCTCAAGGAACCTCCTTGTCTTGTCAGAGATGAGTCTCTTTGATTTATTGCAGATCTCCAGCTCTTCCACATCACTGTTGTAGCTTCCTGTTCCATGTCTTCCTCAGTTTTTTGACTTACCTCCAGTCCCGCTGAAGCTTCCTGTAGGGATGCCTTAGTTCCTCCCAGGAACCACGAGACATAATTGTTGTCCCACCAGAGCCATAAC
Proteins encoded in this region:
- the OLFML1 gene encoding olfactomedin-like protein 1 isoform X2; the protein is MVVLQLRFLLVSFLTSTMGAAQYMMQDAALMNYIDRRFLSLERLEKCNQDILDYVEEFRDFSKMVLSRLAQLNSYKAEVKSEVENLLTRIERAQRDIDYFGSVTVSNTCIEVHEDLVKQQLFEEAETKKKLKLMLNASCDHMLAGIKSLKIFKKTGDKHGSWMKDPGKKHAKIYLLNGSVNNVLFEFANIMTFMESNHMLKARKVTLPFPWQGTGHVIYQGFLFYHRYGSLNEIIKFNIQKRNITDQMLLPGAGRIPAYQLTPPTKIDLAIDEQGLWAIHAEPETEGNIVITKINHITMAVEHTWDTSCNSKDAEAAFMTCNTLYVVYNFPSGGTSRIQCVYDVLDAVNTYETQVLHFPKRQGSHSTIHYNPKEKQLFAWGDGSQIIYKLHTKQKL
- the OLFML1 gene encoding olfactomedin-like protein 1 isoform X1 yields the protein MVVLQLRFLLVSFLTSTMGAAQYMMQDAALMNYIDRRFLSLEKRLEKCNQDILDYVEEFRDFSKMVLSRLAQLNSYKAEVKSEVENLLTRIERAQRDIDYFGSVTVSNTCIEVHEDLVKQQLFEEAETKKKLKLMLNASCDHMLAGIKSLKIFKKTGDKHGSWMKDPGKKHAKIYLLNGSVNNVLFEFANIMTFMESNHMLKARKVTLPFPWQGTGHVIYQGFLFYHRYGSLNEIIKFNIQKRNITDQMLLPGAGRIPAYQLTPPTKIDLAIDEQGLWAIHAEPETEGNIVITKINHITMAVEHTWDTSCNSKDAEAAFMTCNTLYVVYNFPSGGTSRIQCVYDVLDAVNTYETQVLHFPKRQGSHSTIHYNPKEKQLFAWGDGSQIIYKLHTKQKL